Genomic segment of Maricaulis maris:
GTCGCCCGATCCTGAAATTCCAGAACACCCAGTTCAAGCTGGCCGAGTGCAAGACCAAAGCGACCCTGGCGGAAGTCTTCGTCCACCACTGCTCGGAACGCCTGATGAAGGGCGAACTCGACGCCGCCACCGCCTCGATGGCCAAATACTGGGTCTCTGAAGCCCAGAACGAGGTCATGGACGAATGCGTCCAGCTGCATGGCGGCTATGGCTATATGAGCGAATACCCGATCGCGAAGATGTGGACCGACAGCCGCGTCCAGCGGATTTATGGCGGGACGAATGAGATCATGAAGCTGCTGATTGCGCGGACGCTGTAGGGATGGGTGAGGATCCGGCTCGATTGACCCGAGGCGCGCCTGCGAGCCGTTTCGGCACTGCGCTCATGGGTGCCGGTGTGTGGTCGGTTGTCTCAGCCGTCGATGCTCTCGCTCTAGCGGTCGGTGGTCGCATCCATGTGATGCAATTTGAGGCGCAGCAGGAGCAGCGATATCGTGAGTCCCTCACGGTTGATCTGGATAATATGGGCAGCCCGTTGGATGTCATTCCGATGTCGAGGCCGATGTCGGATATAGGCCATACCCAGACGTGGCTCATGGACGGCGTTCAGAGATGGCAGCACGCCAATCCGATTGACTTGCAGACTGCGAGCGTCAGCTTCCTGATTTCAGCATCGCTCCTGCTGACCTTGACCTGGTTTGCGGTTCGGCTGTCTGGCGCCATGCAAACCGCCGGAGCTTTTGTGGCCGGCTTCGCCCTCGTGTCTTTTGTGCCCTGGTTCTTGAACTCCCTCCTCTATCTCAGCTTCACGAGATTCAGCGTCGCATGGGGCTTTCAGTTGGCGCTGCACCTTGCCATGCTCATTGGCGTTTACGCGGCGGCGCGGATGGCGGCGCGCTCGTTGCAGCCACATATTGGGGATGCGTCATGATCGCGCCGTTAGCCAAATTCTTCTGGTCCAACAAGCTGAAGCCGCACGACTGCCGCTGTGAGGTGGCACATGACTGACACCCGCGACAACTCCTTCCGCTCCCTCCTCATCGCCGCTCTCGCGGGCGGTGCGGGCACCGTGCTGGCGGCCCGTCTGGGCTCCGGTGTCTGGTTCGGTGCGAGTTTTGCGCTGGAGAGTTATCCGGCCTGGCTGGGTCTGGCCCTGCCACCGGTGATCGCGACCCTGTTTGCGCTGGGAGTGTCGTTTCTGCTTGGCTCGCGGCTACGCGTATTGGCGGCGTTGGTTGGATATTGGGTGATCGCCACCGCGCCGATCCTGATTTCCATCCCCGCCCATCTCCTGCTCGGCGGGGACAATCCGGACGAGTTCGCGCAATTGCGCCTGGTCTCGCTGGTGCCGATGGCGGCGACACTGGTACCGCCGAGCCTCGGGTTTCTGGTCGCCCTCATTTTCGTTTCCGGGAAACGCACCTGATGTACACGCCGTCGCACTTCAGGATGGAAGACGAGAGCGAGATGCGGGCGCTTATGCGCTCCTATGATTTCGCGCTGCTCTTGATCCCGGGTGAACCGGACCTGGCGGCGACGCACATTCCGATGAAGCTGGCCGATGAGCGACTGGTTTTGATCGGCCATGTCGCCATGGCCAATCCGGCGGCCAAGGCCATCCAGGCCGGCAAGGAGGCCATCGTCGTCTTCACCGGTCCGCACGCCTATATCTCGCCGACCTGGTACGCCAAGCCGAACGAGAATGTGCCGACCTGGAATTACGCCGCCGTGCACGCCTTCGGGACGCTGGTCCCACTCGAGGGTGTCGAGGCCGAACGGGCGCTGTCCTCGCAGATCGCGGATTTCGAGAGCGAGTGGCGGATCACCAATCTGGAAGAGAAGCGCCGCGCCATGCTCGAGCGTGCCATCCAGCCCTTCGAGTTCGAGATCGAACGCCTCGAGGGCAAGGCCAAGCTCTCCCAGAACAAGCCATTGGAGGAGCGTCTGCGCATCGCTCACGCCCTCAATGAACGCGGCGAACACGCCGTCGCCTACCACATGATCGAGGATGAGGGGGAAGAGGATGATTAGTCCCGCCGCCTGTCCTCATCAGAGTATCGAGTCGATAAAGGGAACCAACCCGCCAAGGGAAAGGAACTGACCATGACAGAAGCTTATATCTTCGACGCCACGCGCACGCCGCGCGGCAAGAAAAAGAACGGGGCGCTCAACGAGATCACCGCGCTGCAGCTGGCCACCCAGCAGCTTCAGGCGATCCGTGACCGCAATAA
This window contains:
- a CDS encoding FMN-binding negative transcriptional regulator, encoding MYTPSHFRMEDESEMRALMRSYDFALLLIPGEPDLAATHIPMKLADERLVLIGHVAMANPAAKAIQAGKEAIVVFTGPHAYISPTWYAKPNENVPTWNYAAVHAFGTLVPLEGVEAERALSSQIADFESEWRITNLEEKRRAMLERAIQPFEFEIERLEGKAKLSQNKPLEERLRIAHALNERGEHAVAYHMIEDEGEEDD